From the Lathyrus oleraceus cultivar Zhongwan6 chromosome 3, CAAS_Psat_ZW6_1.0, whole genome shotgun sequence genome, the window AACCTTGCAACATTGGCTTCTAATATGCCATTAGATGTGACACTATGCCATAATAGACAACTCTTAGCCGCACGATCTCCTCCACGTGTCAGCTTCCCCCACCCTGAGATGATCAAGCTCGACAATATATCTAGTGTCTTTAAATCCTCCTCGGAAGAACTTGACTTTAAGGTTTTTCAACTAAACTCTAAACATATCAATAACCTTAAGGAAAAAGCAAATGGTAACAACAACACTCGTGTCAGCAGTTTTAATGTCATCAGCGCACATCTATGGAGATGCAAAATGTTATCTGGCACATATGATTCTAATGATTTATCAACAATACTATATGCTGTTGACATACGTAACAAATTGAATCCTCCATTACCGAAAGCTTACATTGGGAATGCGGTTTTAACTGCGTATGCTACAATAAAGTGTGAGGAATTAAGGGAATGTGAATTCTCAAAGTTGGTGGAGATGGTTAGGGAGGGTTCAAGAAGAATGAATGATGAATATGCAAGGTCGATTATTGATTGGGGAGAGCTGTATAATGGTTTTCCGAATGGGGAGATTTTGGTGTCTTCATGGTGGAGGTTAGGGTTTGAAAAAGTGGAGTATCCATGGGGAAAACCTAAGTATTGTTGTCCAGTGGTGTATCGTAGCAAGGATGTTATACTATTATTTCCTCCTTTTCGTGGATCAAGTGAAGGTGGGGATGATGGGGTGAATATTATAGTGGCTCTTCCTCATAAAGAAATGGAAAAATTTCAAAGCCTCTTTTACACgttttaattttatatatatatatatatatatatatatatatatatatatatatatatatatatatatatatatataatatatatatatatatatatatgtgtgtgtgtgtgtatatgtgtgtgtgtgtaaaCTAAGTGTATTGCATGTCATAATAAGTAATTAAATATTGATGTGATGcattaatatttaatattttatatgGTCAATATATGTGTGTAAAGATGATAATTATTTTCTATGTACTTGCTTGCTATTGGAATTTGACATTAATTATTGCCACTTGCAAATGATATCGCTATTTTATTTTATGGTTTAATTAGGTTTTTTGTTtcttaatttaatttaaaattttacTTCGATTCCTTATTTAAGATTTCACTGTACCAAAAACTTTAATTTATTCTTATGTGGTAAATCAATTGGATTTATTTTAATCTAACACATATTTATGTTTTTTAAACTTATGATTATGCTTAACATTTTAGTAAAGACTTATCCCCAGCTAAAACCAGCTAGATTGACATTATTTTGAAGGATCTCATTCATATTTTATACAATATTTTCATTCCTTAACTTATTAACAATGTTAGAGCTATAATATATCCCTGCAGTCCGAATCTTGCTATTGTTCTTGAACacaagcttcatcttcatccaaaatcAAAATTTTATGTTTCAAAGAGAAAAATAAACAACACAGAATAAAGTGTTGGTAATATTAATACTTTATTGTTGCTCTTAATGTCAATATTTCCTCAGAGAAACTTATGAACCATGTTGATGACATCGCTCAACAATTTTACATTTTCCTAACTCATAAACTCTTTTGAATCAAAATCAAAATATGTTTCCCAATTAGGGTGATCCTCAAAGCAACAATAACCTTTTAGTTTCATTGGTTATTTCTCTTCGCAACCATTATCCACACAATAAGATTAACAACATCAACAAGAAGATCTTGCACCTATAGCAACAACAACTACTTCTTCTACTAAGTTAACACTAATAAGAAAAAGGAGATTAAAGAATATAAATAGAAATATAAGGGGTACACCATCAAACACCACTTCTCCAATGTGAAAAAGAAAACAAGATGTTATTTGAGATTTCGCAACTCTCAAAGTCTTCTGGCATTTTCAAAATTAAGATGAAGAGAATTTGGGTAAAAACATATCTCGATACAAACTGGGAAAACCATAGTTGGTAATGATACTTTGGAAGAAGATAACTTGAAAAGAAATTGGAGAAAGTTGAAAATGGATGATTTATATTTTTTTAAGGAACCCTAAATTTGCAACTGATAGCGTGCAAAGTGGTTTGCACTActatgaataattaattttacCTCGGTTGAAAAATGGATTTTATGTCGGTTTGATAGTCAAGGTAAAGAAGGGTGTCATAAAAAGTGATTCATTTTCCCCTCGATTGATATACCAAACAAGGGAAAATTTTTATTGTTTATGCATTTGGTCCCTAGAATTTTTGTTTTTTATAACAGGAAAGCGTGCTCCATTTTACCTCTTAGTTGCTTTTACTATTTGAGGTGAAAATTTCGTATTCACCTCTGTTGGGAGTTTTAACCGAGGGGAAAACCTTTTTTTTAATATAACACAATTTTCATTTTGACTTGTATGTATACAAATTTTGTGACAGAACTTATATTCACATGTTGTGGCAGAACATATACACACATGTTTTCAAGAGGTAGCAAACCATCCAAGAGCATTTTATATAGAAACCTATTTATACATTTTGTGCAAGAATACACATGTTTTCAACAAGGCAACACATACACTGTTTACAACCAACTAAAAATGACACACATACATTTATGTTATACTAATCTAGATTACTTGGCAACCACCCAAGAGAAAGTAATTTAAATCATAGAAACTTTActaaataacaacaacaacataaactTAGCTAACATAAATAAATTATATGCATATGGAATAAGTGATTACCTTAGTCCATGAATCCCTAATGTCTCCCGAGACAATATCCAACATATATTTCATAACATAATATCCACATGCATAACTGTTTGGTTATTTCCGTGTCTACAAACAATTTGTATATAGTGGTTAATACACACAAAACATAAGTAATATAATGGTTAATACACATAAAACATAAGTAATATATTAGAGAAAATTTGAAGAATGTCACAAATAATACCACTTACTTTATAGAAAATAAATTTGGGTTTTTATTTCTTTGATTACAACATATAAAATTGTATCCCTCCATCACTTTACATGTTAGAAAAAAATTAAATATCATGTGATGAACATTGGAAAAATAGAATATGGTATGGGTCCAAGAAACCATACTTATATAAATCTCTTTGTGCACAAATCTGATGCATGTACCTAAATGATGTTAACACAAAAGTTGACATTAAAAATATTGGATAACAATGAATCTAAATTGAACTCACTATAAAAGTTTCACTTACGTGAACCATAATTAAAGTGTGTTTATGTCAAGCCAACTAGTACCCACTACAATATCCATAACATAAATCTTTGctataaaaaataattattatgGTTCATTTTCTAATTGTATCAGAAATGAGTCTCCCATTTCCTCTACTATGCTTCTCAATCTTTGCAATGGATCTGGTTGAGGCTCTGGGGGCTAAATTTTATGATGGGGGAGTAAAGATGAACAACCATCTTTCGTACTTGCACCATTCAAAACACCCATCGATTTCAATTGTTGCATCATAAAAACAATAGCAATAATACATAACACAAACAACAATAACACACAACACATATTTTTAATCTGGAAAACAAAAAATAAAGTTCATAAACTAAAATTATATTTACCTAAATCATATACCAAGTCACCCTCTCACGCACCTCCTTGATCACTCTCTTCTGCACCTCCTAGGTTGCCCTTCCCTACGCCACCTAAGTCACCCTCTTCTCCACCTTCTTGGTCACCTTCTCTTCCACCTCCTGGGTCACACTCTCTCACATAGTTTCCCGTTCATTTTCTAATGTTTCATTTATCTTCCCTTTCATCTTCTCCTCTAACTATTAATCTATTAGCTCTTAAATCTATATTTTTGCACATTTCATCAAGGTGGACGGCTCATCCAACACCCAAGACACGCCTACAATTCTCATTAGTTCCAATCGATTTTACCAATATGATATGGCGTCGTTATGGAGCAAAGGCACCAACATTGGTTATTTCAACCAGGGAATCCTACAACACAAATAAAAGTTCATTACTAAATTGAATAAACTACAATTAATAATGTTGAAAAAAGAATTTACTTACAATCTTATCAACAATTGTATGTGTAGCCTCTAATGTAAAATCTCCTCCCGGTCTTTCATGTGCTCTCTTCCATTTCTTATGGCGTGATAACAGAGATGGGTTACAATCAATGCTTATAAGAGGATCCCCCGACTCTTGTTctctttgttttattttttattttatcattgtATCCTCCAATTTATCATATTCTCCACGAGAAAATATATGAGGATAAATATTTTTCCCTATTCTCCTTTCCTTTTTTGACTCTTAGCCAGGAAATCAGGAGTGTTTCGAGACTCGATAAATCTCTCCCAAATTTCTTCATCAATAAAACTATAAGTCGCATATGGAGGCATTAAGTCAGTACTATTTGGATTTATAATATAATTCATTATGAGTTGTGTCTTAAAGTCGCTCCAAGGCTCTACATCATATGATATCCATATCGTTGCCATCATATCATTTTCTTAAAGAATAAAATTCTACATTTATATAATAAAGTTGGTATTAGTATTAAGcaaaaaataaattattatatattttagttCCTAGTGATTAGCTCTTTGAATTGGTTGCATTGAGCAAAATAATAACATGGAGAAATGTCCAAGTATTCAAGATTGATCTACCTTTATTAAGTTGTAAAAAGGACACATGTTGGACGTGATGCTTAACATGCTGGTACAACATCTGGGAATTTCTCAACAGGCGCCAGAATGTTGTTTGATTCGatgtcgcacacgggtcaaaaatGAGTTTAACAGTATAGTAAAATGGAATcgacactcgaatatcgtatcacaaggactcttgaataTTGTAACCAAACGAATGAAAAGAAGGGGTTTTTTAAGGTACAAAACACAAAAtgaagatgattaaaggtaaaagcaaaattgataaataagctaataTTATGTACCAATTTCCtacttatcatcgattcttataattcCAATTCCCTAAATAGATTCgatcctattcgattacaatacccactaAGAAGCAcaattggtattatatgatgtatgttcctaatttcctGATTAAGAAAATGAATTTTATGTTGTCACAATTTAAGCAAAAacgacttaatcaaacacgataatAAAAAAAATACTAATTTGTTTAAATAGATCAAGGGGATTCAGGCCTAATAGCACCCGACCCCAAAACAATACAAAACCGCCCCCAAAACTAAGTATTTTCTTATGTCTTAATTAAAAACGAATTATGAGACTCTTCTGCACTCCTAATTTGCTCCTGacttcaacataaaacttgtagCTTATCATCTCATATTTCGAACATAAATTTGAAAGCGTCAATCCAATtctcgtagctcaagttatgacCAACACAACGAGAAGGTATCAAATAACTGTTTATTCAGAAAATAAGCACTTATTCAAAAAATAAGGACTTATTTAGGAAATAAGCAAGACTCAACTTAACTATCAAAAACCTATTATAAGCAATTAAAATAATATGAGAAGTCATATAAAAGTCTTAACACAAAGTAAAAATACAGTGTATTAAAATACATTGATCAATGTATTTTGGATGAATCTTTGGAAAACATTGAGTTCTATTTTATTGCTGTTATTCAGCAATATGTTTAGTGATTTGTTCGACAGCTGGATGAAgattaattaatatttaaatgaagatttaaatttAAATTGAAACAAATCATATCTTATTGGATATATTCAAGGAATAAATCAAATATTCAACAGATTCTCCATTAATTCTGGATGAAATCAAATATATTATCCAATGAGAAAATCCCAAAATTATAATGCTATATAAGGATATCAAAACCTACATTGGAAGCCAAATTTTTTTTGAAGATTTAGAGTGCTAGGGTTTATTTTTGAGTCCATATTCTTGTTGTACGTAAACCTCTATGTTTTAGTAACTTGGTATATAAGGTTTGTATAGAGTTGAGTGGTAGTATTCAATGTTGATTATTGAGTTATAATCTCAATCATGGGTTGTGTGATTGAGAAGAAAGTGATTACattctcatatttagggggatACTATAAATAGAAAGTCATTAA encodes:
- the LOC127126696 gene encoding acyltransferase GLAUCE, with translation MLFNRAMFSTILTPTISTTTKHTYEMESICQETPTLLLDMKVTVHKTSMVFPSKQTEKKSLFLSNIDKVLNFEVKTVHFFEANNDFPPQIVTEKLKKALEDVLVVYDFLAGRLKNNSETNRLEIDCNAEGVGFVVASSDYTLDQIGDLAYPNQAFAQFVHKTKDFLKIGDIPLCVVQVTSFQCGGFAIGITAIHLSFDGVSFKIFLENLATLASNMPLDVTLCHNRQLLAARSPPRVSFPHPEMIKLDNISSVFKSSSEELDFKVFQLNSKHINNLKEKANGNNNTRVSSFNVISAHLWRCKMLSGTYDSNDLSTILYAVDIRNKLNPPLPKAYIGNAVLTAYATIKCEELRECEFSKLVEMVREGSRRMNDEYARSIIDWGELYNGFPNGEILVSSWWRLGFEKVEYPWGKPKYCCPVVYRSKDVILLFPPFRGSSEGGDDGVNIIVALPHKEMEKFQSLFYTF